One region of Ananas comosus cultivar F153 linkage group 9, ASM154086v1, whole genome shotgun sequence genomic DNA includes:
- the LOC109714919 gene encoding uncharacterized protein LOC109714919, translating into MVAVEEYTEKLTVVVDGVEFLVEKSTFTYKQGTVKVVRPGEVRVDRFNNIQIKAQGYNISFDRCNNIYAEGGQKISVHRCSNAQIVQSSSIVVKRCNDVYVTGGGDVLLERCRVARVEGGRNLLIKRCNFVSVDFCGDVCIKRCDTARILRCGALRVHRCYSVDVWGCNNILVHRGKVNCMGNYCADQQQQNEDECKEI; encoded by the coding sequence ATGGTGGCAGTTGAAGAGTACACAGAAAAGCTCACCGTGGTCGTCGACGGCGTAGAATTTCTCGTCGAAAAGAGCACCTTCACGTACAAACAAGGCACCGTCAAAGTCGTCCGGCCCGGTGAAGTTCGCGTCGATCGCTTCAACAACATTCAGATCAAAGCCCAGGGCTACAACATCTCCTTCGATCGCTGCAACAATATTTATGCCGAAGGCGGTCAGAAAATCTCAGTGCATCGGTGCAGCAACGCGCAGATAGTACAAAGCAGCAGCATCGTCGTCAAGCGATGCAACGACGTCTATGTTACAGGCGGCGGCGATGTTCTACTCGAACGGTGCAGAGTTGCTCGCGTGGAGGGCGGCAGGAACTTACTGATCAAACGGTGCAACTTCGTCAGTGTCGATTTCTGCGGCGATGTTTGCATCAAACGTTGCGACACGGCTCGGATCTTAAGGTGTGGCGCTCTTCGGGTCCATCGCTGTTACAGTGTTGATGTGTGGGGATGCAACAACATTTTGGTTCACAGAGGTAAAGTAAATTGCATGGGGAACTACTGTGCAgatcagcagcagcagaatGAAGATGAATGCAAAGAAATATGA
- the LOC109714918 gene encoding F-box/LRR-repeat protein At3g48880-like, protein MAASRGGALRAPLGGGGGGSCAGAGGGGGGRWGGMSRDLLEAILARVGAPDLVAAVPFVCSSWREASRDPLFWRRLDLGDWDAVSRRLRRGGGGGGTAAAEFAGILRVAVARGRGRTESISFPSFADEAHLLFVAERCSNLLYFSLPNPRIASDRFCEAVAKLKLLKGMAVDESLITNEVLLHIKNCCKNFSELRVCAESVNREIASVICKSLPNLKKLEITNSVISKQAIITLLDGLEQLEHFDISGYRNSTITDLVLQKASRLKVFLWDSKLELGELMDCSHCEDGLVLQRPCECVLNQRVMEWLAEVS, encoded by the exons ATGGCGGCTTCGCGCGGCGGAGCCCTACGAGCGCCGCtcggcggaggtggcggaggcAGCTGTGccggcgccggaggaggaggaggagggaggtggGGGGGGATGAGCCGAGACCTCCTCGAGGCGATCCTCGCGAGGGTCGGGGCGCCGGATCTCGTCGCCGCGGTCCCCTTCGTGTGCTCCTCGTGGCGTGAAGCTTCTAGAGACCCCCTCTTCTGGCGCCGCCTCGACCTCGGCGACTGGGACGCCGTctcccgccgcctccgccgcggcggcggaggcggaggcaccgccgccgccgagttCGCCGGTATCCTCCGCGTCGCCGTCGCACGCGGCCGCGGACGAACGGAGTCGATCTCCTTCCCCTCCTTCGCTGATGAGGCCCATCTCCTCTTTGTCGCTGAGAG GTGCTCAAATCTACTTTACTTTAGCCTCCCAAATCCCCGAATAGCATCGGATAGATTCTGCGAGGCCGTCGCCAAATTGAAGCTTCTTAAAGGCATGGCAGTTGATGAGAGCCTCATAACCAATGAAGTTCttctacatataaaaaattgcTGCAAAAATTTTTCTGAACTAAGAGTATGTGCTGAGAGTGTGAATAGAGAGATTGCTTCTGTTATCTGCAAGTCTCTTCCAAATCTGAAAAAGCTCGAGATAACCAATTCGGTCATATCGAAGCAGGCCATTATTACTCTCCTTGATGGGTTGGAGCAGCTCGAGCACTTTGACATTTCAGGGTACAGGAATTCTACGATTACCGATCTTGTCCTTCAGAAGGCTTCGCGGCTAAAAGTGTTCTTGTGGGACTCGAAGTTGGAGCTCGGTGAGTTAATGGACTGCTCACATTGTGAGGACGGCCTGGTTCTTCAGAGGCCTTGCGAGTGCGTGCTGAATCAGAGGGTGATGGAATGGTTGGCCGAGGTTTCGTAA